One window of Temnothorax longispinosus isolate EJ_2023e unplaced genomic scaffold, Tlon_JGU_v1 HiC_scaffold_567, whole genome shotgun sequence genomic DNA carries:
- the LOC139824776 gene encoding uncharacterized protein codes for MIPGDYSSPTAQQTIFGWVLCGSMSAAETPVSAHAHHCSPDQELQDLLSRFWTQEEIPKSTIAELTEEEEECERHFLTTYSRDATGRYVVRLPLKINPSVLGDSKAKALGCLKNLFQRFSNQSTFQQLYENFLEEYLKMGHMKEVDASSAQNSVVNYLPHHGVLRENNRTTKLRVVFNGSSPTSNGLSLNDILHAGAKLQIDICDILLWIRTHKVLFSTDIVKMFRQIAVHQDDWNLQRILWIGSEQQLLAYCLTTVTYGLRCAPFLALRALEQLVKEEGHRFPKAIIPMKKGRFVDNIYGGSDTTLEAKDIIQQVKGLCKQEDFPCMNGVATILIFSLTRKRDLPT; via the coding sequence ATGATACCAGGTGATTATTCCTCGCCTACGGCGCAGCAAACCATCTTCGGATGGGTCCTCTGTGGCTCTATGTCAGCAGCCGAGACACCTGTTTCAGCGCATGCACATCATTGTTCACCGGATCAAGAATTACAAGATCTTCTTTCCAGATTCTGGACACAAGAAGAAATTCCTAAGTCGACTATAGCAGAGTTAActgaggaggaagaggagtgCGAACGACACTTTCTAACAACCTATTCACGAGATGCAACGGGCAGATATGTGGTTCGACTCCCTCTAAAAATCAATCCGTCGGTTTTGGGGGACTCTAAAGCAAAGGCTCTCGGTTGTCTTAAGAACCTGTTTCAACGATTCTCAAATCAAAGTACTTTTCAACAACTTTACGAAAACTTTCTAGAGGAGTATTTGAAGATGGGTCATATGAAAGAGGTTGACGCCTCCTCCGCTCAGAATTCTGTGGTGAATTATCTTCCCCATCATGGGGTACTACGAGAGAATAATCGAACCACGAAACTCAGGGTGGTTTTTAACGGATCCAGCCCTACCAGCAATGGCCTCTCGCTAAACGATATTCTACACGCCGGTGCCAAGCTTCAAATTGACATATGCGATATTCTGCTTTGGATACGTACCCATAAGGTTCTATTCTCTACGGATATAGTTAAAATGTTCCGTCAGATAGCTGTGCACCAGGACGATTGGAACCTACAAAGAATATTATGGATCGGATCGGAACAACAGCTTCTCGCCTACTGCCTTACCACAGTGACTTACGGACTACGATGTGCACCCTTCTTGGCGTTGAGAGCTCTAGAGCAATTGGTGAAAGAGGAAGGTCATCGTTTTCCTAAAGCAATCATTCCTATGAAGAAGGGCAGATTCGTCGACAACATTTATGGGGGATCTGATACGACATTAGAAGCTAAGGATATTATACAGCAAGTGAAGGGGCTTTGCAAGCAGGAGGATTTCCCTTGCATGAATGGAGTAGCAACTATCCTGATCTTCTCCCTAACTCGGAAGAGGGACCTACCGACATAG